In the genome of Olsenella profusa DSM 13989, one region contains:
- a CDS encoding FGGY-family carbohydrate kinase: MASYVLGIDQSTQGTKSLLFDGKGSLVARADRPHRQIVSDRAWIEHDAEEIYANVLATVADVVARAAIDKGDIRGVGISNQRETSLVWDVGGAPLARAIVWQDARAEDVCERLRRQGMAELVRVQTGIELSPYFPAAKLAWLLENVPAASHALARGELRLGTVDTYLLYRLTGGAAYRTDYSNASRTELFDISRLAWSEELCDAFGVPASVLAEVCDSDADFGMTDFEGYLDAPIPIHGILGDSHGALFAQGCVRAGMVKATYGTGSSVMMNVGESPVRSGSGLVSSLAWKLNGTVSYVLEGNVNYAGAVITWLKDDLGLIRSADETEALARAAAEGDRSYLVPAFTGLGAPYWDSDATGALVGMTRTTHRAEVVRAALDCIAYQITDVLKAMEADAGLRIGELRVDGGPTHNGYLMQFQSDMARRPVAVSPTEELSGMGAAYAAGCGMGVYDAATLFRGIECRRYVPLRDERWVKERYEGWKHAVSTVLSD; encoded by the coding sequence ATGGCCTCGTACGTTCTTGGCATCGACCAGAGCACGCAGGGAACCAAGTCGCTGCTCTTTGATGGGAAGGGGTCGCTCGTGGCCCGCGCCGACCGGCCTCACCGACAGATCGTGAGCGACCGAGCTTGGATCGAGCACGATGCGGAGGAGATCTACGCCAACGTGCTCGCCACTGTGGCCGACGTCGTAGCACGGGCCGCCATCGACAAGGGCGACATCCGTGGCGTGGGCATCTCCAACCAGCGCGAGACGTCGCTCGTGTGGGATGTCGGTGGCGCGCCGCTTGCACGCGCCATCGTCTGGCAGGACGCCCGTGCCGAGGACGTGTGCGAACGGCTGCGTCGCCAGGGCATGGCCGAGCTCGTGCGCGTGCAGACGGGCATAGAGCTCTCGCCCTACTTCCCGGCCGCCAAACTCGCGTGGCTCCTGGAGAACGTGCCCGCCGCCTCCCATGCGTTGGCCAGGGGGGAGCTGCGCCTGGGCACCGTGGACACCTACCTCCTGTATCGCCTGACGGGAGGGGCCGCCTACAGGACGGACTACTCCAACGCCTCGCGCACCGAGCTCTTCGACATCTCCCGGCTGGCGTGGAGCGAGGAGCTGTGCGATGCCTTCGGTGTGCCCGCCTCCGTGCTGGCGGAGGTCTGTGACTCCGATGCCGACTTCGGCATGACCGACTTCGAGGGCTACCTCGATGCGCCCATTCCCATCCATGGCATCCTGGGCGACTCGCACGGCGCCCTGTTCGCCCAGGGGTGCGTGAGGGCGGGCATGGTTAAGGCCACCTATGGCACGGGCTCGTCCGTCATGATGAACGTGGGCGAGAGCCCCGTGCGCTCGGGGAGTGGGCTCGTCTCGTCCCTGGCCTGGAAGCTGAACGGTACGGTCAGCTACGTGCTCGAGGGCAACGTCAACTACGCCGGTGCCGTCATCACCTGGCTCAAGGACGACCTGGGGCTCATTCGATCCGCCGATGAGACGGAGGCGCTGGCCCGGGCGGCCGCCGAGGGCGACCGTTCCTATCTGGTGCCGGCCTTTACGGGCCTGGGTGCCCCCTACTGGGACAGCGATGCCACGGGCGCGCTCGTGGGTATGACGCGCACCACGCACAGGGCGGAGGTGGTTCGTGCCGCCCTCGATTGCATCGCCTACCAGATCACGGACGTCCTCAAGGCCATGGAGGCGGACGCCGGCCTGCGGATAGGCGAGCTTCGCGTGGATGGAGGTCCCACCCACAACGGGTACCTCATGCAGTTCCAGAGCGACATGGCGCGCCGCCCCGTTGCCGTCTCTCCTACCGAGGAGCTCTCGGGCATGGGGGCGGCGTATGCGGCTGGCTGTGGTATGGGGGTCTACGATGCGGCCACGCTCTTTCGGGGCATCGAGTGCAGACGCTACGTGCCTCTGCGGGACGAGAGATGGGTGAAGGAGCGGTATGAGGGCTGGAAGCACGCCGTCTCCACGGTGCTCTCGGACTGA